A genomic segment from Pistricoccus aurantiacus encodes:
- the carB gene encoding carbamoyl-phosphate synthase large subunit — MPKRTDLQSILIIGAGPIVIGQACEFDYSGAQACKALREEGYRVILVNSNPATIMTDPAMADATYIEPITWQAVEKIIEAERPDAILPTMGGQTALNCALNLDKQGVLAKYGVEMIGADADAINKAEDRDLFDKAMRNIGLECPKAKVAHAMEEAWEIQAELGFPVIIRPSYTMGGSGGGVAYNKEEFEEICTRGFELSSNHELLIDESLLGWKEYEMEVVRDRNDNCIIVCAIENFDPMGIHTGDSITVAPAQTLTDKEYQIMRDASLAVLREIGVETGGSNVQFGVDPNTGRMVVIEMNPRVSRSSALASKATGFPIAKIAAKLAVGYTLDELQNDITGGATPASFEPSIDYVVTKIPRFTFEKFPQANDRLTTQMKSVGEVMAIGRTFQESLQKALRGLETGKNGLDPVVEDFSEESLARIKGELQAAGAERILYIGDAMRAGMSVEDIFALTNIDPWFLVQLEDLINTEAWVAEQSLPELDAKALYRLKRKGFSDARLAALLGVAENEVRKTRHQLGIRPVYKRVDTCAAEFATSTAYMYSTYEEECEAEPSERQKIMVLGGGPNRIGQGIEFDYCCVHAALAMRDDGYETIMVNCNPETVSTDYDISDRLYFEPVTLEDVLEIADKEKPVGVIVQFGGQTPLKLARDLEAAGVPIIGTTPDAIDRAEDRERFQQMIDKLGLKQPPNATARSFEDAFAKAEAIGYPLVVRPSYVLGGRAMEIVYDAEELERYMTHAVKVSNDSPVLLDHFLNAAIEIDIDAISDGEQVVIGGIMQHIEQAGVHSGDSACALPPYSLPQEVQDEMRAQVKRMALELGVVGLMNVQLAWQDGEIYVIEVNPRASRTVPFVSKCIGVSLAQVAARCMAGKTLADQGFEKEILPPFHSVKEAVFPFNKFPGVDPILSPEMKSTGEVMGSGDTFAEAFYKAQLGGGDAVPPLTGERKAFLSVRDPDKAGIIEVADSLLALGFTLCATRGTAQALEAAGLSVDTVNKVFEGRPHIVDMIKNDEVAYIVNTTEGRQAISDSSVIRRTALARKVAYATTLAGARAVCMALAYGNEITVRRLQDMHAGASQ; from the coding sequence ATGCCCAAACGTACCGACCTCCAAAGCATTCTGATCATCGGCGCGGGCCCGATCGTCATCGGTCAGGCCTGCGAATTCGACTACTCCGGCGCCCAGGCCTGCAAGGCGCTGCGCGAAGAGGGTTATCGGGTCATTCTGGTCAACTCCAACCCGGCCACCATCATGACCGATCCGGCCATGGCGGATGCCACCTATATCGAGCCCATCACCTGGCAGGCGGTGGAGAAGATCATCGAGGCCGAGCGTCCGGACGCCATTCTGCCTACCATGGGCGGTCAGACTGCCCTGAACTGCGCGCTGAACCTCGACAAGCAGGGGGTGCTGGCGAAGTACGGCGTGGAGATGATCGGCGCCGATGCGGACGCCATCAACAAGGCGGAAGATCGGGATCTGTTCGACAAGGCAATGCGCAACATCGGCCTGGAGTGTCCCAAGGCCAAGGTTGCCCATGCCATGGAGGAGGCCTGGGAAATTCAGGCGGAGCTTGGCTTTCCGGTGATCATCCGGCCTTCCTATACCATGGGCGGTTCCGGCGGCGGCGTGGCCTACAACAAGGAGGAGTTCGAGGAGATCTGCACCCGCGGCTTCGAGCTCTCCAGCAACCATGAGCTCTTGATCGACGAGTCGCTGCTGGGCTGGAAGGAATACGAGATGGAAGTCGTTCGCGACAGGAACGACAACTGCATCATCGTCTGCGCCATCGAGAACTTCGATCCCATGGGTATTCACACCGGTGACTCCATCACCGTGGCCCCGGCCCAGACGCTGACGGACAAGGAATACCAGATCATGCGCGACGCCTCCCTGGCGGTGCTGCGGGAGATCGGCGTCGAAACCGGCGGCTCCAACGTGCAGTTCGGCGTCGATCCGAATACCGGGCGCATGGTGGTGATCGAGATGAATCCTCGGGTCAGCCGTTCCTCGGCGCTGGCCTCCAAGGCCACCGGCTTCCCGATCGCCAAGATCGCCGCCAAGCTGGCGGTGGGCTATACCCTGGACGAGCTCCAGAACGACATCACCGGCGGCGCGACGCCTGCGTCTTTCGAGCCTTCCATCGATTACGTGGTCACCAAGATTCCGCGCTTCACCTTCGAGAAGTTCCCTCAGGCCAACGACCGCCTGACCACCCAGATGAAATCCGTTGGGGAGGTGATGGCCATCGGTCGCACCTTTCAGGAATCCCTGCAGAAAGCCCTGCGCGGACTGGAAACCGGTAAAAACGGCCTGGACCCGGTGGTGGAGGATTTCAGCGAGGAAAGCCTGGCTCGTATCAAGGGCGAGCTGCAGGCGGCGGGGGCGGAGCGCATCCTGTATATCGGCGATGCGATGCGGGCCGGAATGAGTGTCGAGGACATCTTCGCGCTGACCAATATCGATCCCTGGTTCCTGGTCCAGCTCGAGGACTTGATTAACACCGAGGCTTGGGTGGCCGAGCAATCGCTGCCCGAGCTCGATGCCAAAGCGTTGTACCGCCTCAAGCGCAAGGGATTCAGCGATGCCCGGCTGGCGGCGCTGCTCGGCGTGGCGGAAAATGAGGTGCGCAAGACCCGCCACCAGCTTGGCATTCGTCCGGTCTACAAGCGGGTGGATACCTGCGCCGCGGAGTTCGCCACCAGCACCGCCTATATGTACTCCACCTATGAGGAGGAATGCGAGGCGGAGCCCAGCGAGCGCCAGAAGATCATGGTGCTGGGGGGTGGTCCCAACCGTATCGGCCAGGGCATCGAGTTCGACTATTGCTGCGTGCATGCGGCGCTGGCCATGCGCGACGATGGCTATGAAACCATCATGGTCAACTGCAATCCGGAAACCGTCTCCACGGACTACGATATCAGCGACCGGCTGTATTTCGAGCCGGTTACCCTGGAGGACGTGCTGGAGATCGCCGACAAGGAAAAGCCCGTCGGCGTCATCGTGCAGTTCGGTGGCCAGACGCCGCTCAAGCTGGCGCGGGATCTGGAAGCCGCCGGGGTGCCGATCATCGGCACTACCCCGGATGCCATCGACCGGGCGGAGGATCGCGAGCGCTTCCAGCAGATGATCGACAAGCTGGGTCTCAAGCAGCCGCCCAACGCCACCGCCCGCAGCTTCGAAGACGCCTTCGCCAAGGCGGAGGCGATCGGCTACCCATTGGTGGTGCGCCCCAGTTACGTGCTCGGCGGTCGCGCCATGGAGATCGTCTACGACGCGGAGGAGCTCGAGCGCTACATGACCCACGCGGTCAAGGTCTCCAATGATTCCCCGGTGCTGCTGGATCACTTCCTCAACGCGGCGATAGAGATCGATATCGACGCGATCAGCGACGGCGAGCAGGTGGTCATCGGCGGCATCATGCAGCACATCGAGCAGGCCGGGGTGCATTCCGGCGACTCCGCCTGCGCCTTGCCGCCGTATTCTTTGCCCCAGGAAGTACAGGACGAGATGCGCGCTCAGGTCAAGCGCATGGCCCTGGAGCTTGGCGTCGTCGGCCTGATGAACGTGCAACTGGCCTGGCAGGATGGGGAGATCTACGTGATCGAGGTCAATCCTCGGGCGTCCCGCACCGTGCCCTTCGTCTCCAAGTGCATCGGCGTCTCCCTGGCCCAGGTGGCGGCTCGCTGCATGGCAGGCAAGACCCTGGCGGATCAGGGTTTCGAGAAGGAAATTCTGCCGCCTTTCCATAGCGTCAAGGAAGCGGTATTCCCCTTCAACAAGTTTCCCGGGGTCGACCCGATCCTGTCGCCGGAAATGAAGTCCACCGGGGAGGTCATGGGTTCCGGCGATACCTTCGCCGAGGCCTTCTACAAGGCGCAGCTAGGCGGTGGCGACGCCGTTCCGCCGCTGACCGGGGAACGCAAGGCGTTTCTGTCCGTGCGCGATCCGGACAAGGCGGGCATTATCGAGGTAGCCGATTCTTTGCTAGCATTGGGTTTCACACTTTGTGCCACCCGCGGTACCGCCCAGGCGCTGGAAGCCGCCGGACTTTCAGTGGATACCGTCAACAAGGTATTCGAGGGGCGCCCGCATATCGTCGACATGATCAAGAACGACGAGGTGGCCTATATCGTCAATACCACCGAGGGTCGTCAGGCCATCAGTGATTCCTCGGTCATCCGCCGCACCGCTCTTGCCCGCAAGGTCGCCTACGCCACTACTCTGGCGGGGGCCCGAGCGGTGTGCATGGCGCTTGCCTACGGCAATGAAATCACGGTAAGGCGGTTACAGGATATGCATGCAGGAGCAAGTCAATGA
- the carA gene encoding glutamine-hydrolyzing carbamoyl-phosphate synthase small subunit — protein MQKPAILALEDGSVFHGVAIGAEGQTSGEVVFNTAMTGYQEILTDPSYSRQIVTLTYPHIGNTGVNREDMESSRIQAAGLVIRDLSLMASNFRSEQSLDAYLEESGVLGIAEIDTRRLTRLLREKGAQNGAILAGSDAQSGDAVERALAAAREFPGLKGMDLAKEVTCSEPYEWHEGAWRLGQGYTDMRESERLFHVVAYDFGTKYNILRLLASRGCRLTVVPAQTPAADVLAMAPDGIFLSNGPGDPEPCDYAIEAIQAFLKTDIPLFGICLGHQLLALASGASTVKMNHGHHGANHPVQDLDSGQVLITSQNHGFAASGEGLPDTLRVTHRSLFDGTLQGIERTDGPAFSFQGHPEASPGPCDVLPLFDRFIALMQARR, from the coding sequence TTGCAAAAACCCGCGATATTAGCCTTGGAAGATGGCAGCGTGTTCCACGGTGTTGCCATCGGGGCTGAAGGCCAGACCAGCGGAGAGGTGGTATTCAATACTGCTATGACCGGTTACCAGGAAATTCTCACCGACCCTTCCTATTCCCGCCAGATCGTCACCCTGACCTATCCGCATATCGGCAATACCGGCGTCAATCGCGAGGACATGGAGTCCAGCCGCATCCAGGCGGCGGGACTGGTGATCCGCGATCTTTCCCTGATGGCCAGCAACTTTCGAAGCGAGCAATCCCTGGATGCCTATCTCGAGGAAAGCGGCGTATTGGGCATCGCCGAGATCGATACTCGCCGCCTGACGCGCCTGCTGCGGGAAAAGGGCGCGCAGAACGGCGCGATTCTGGCGGGTAGCGATGCCCAGAGCGGTGACGCGGTGGAGCGCGCCCTGGCGGCGGCTCGTGAGTTTCCCGGGCTCAAGGGCATGGACCTGGCCAAGGAGGTCACCTGCAGCGAGCCCTACGAATGGCACGAAGGCGCCTGGCGGCTGGGCCAGGGCTATACGGACATGCGCGAAAGCGAGCGGCTCTTTCATGTGGTGGCCTATGACTTCGGCACCAAGTACAACATTCTGCGTCTGCTGGCGAGCCGAGGCTGCCGCCTGACCGTGGTGCCGGCTCAGACCCCGGCTGCCGATGTGCTGGCCATGGCCCCGGACGGTATCTTCCTGTCCAACGGCCCCGGCGATCCGGAACCCTGCGATTACGCCATCGAGGCGATTCAGGCTTTCCTGAAGACCGACATCCCGCTGTTCGGCATCTGCCTGGGACATCAGCTATTGGCCCTAGCCAGCGGCGCTAGCACCGTCAAGATGAATCACGGCCATCACGGCGCCAATCACCCGGTGCAGGATCTCGACAGCGGCCAGGTATTGATCACCAGCCAGAATCACGGCTTTGCCGCCAGCGGAGAGGGTTTGCCGGACACCCTGCGTGTCACCCATCGCTCCCTGTTCGACGGCACCCTGCAAGGCATCGAGCGCACCGACGGCCCGGCCTTCAGCTTCCAGGGACACCCGGAAGCCAGCCCAGGCCCCTGCGACGTGCTGCCGCTGTTCGACCGCTTCATTGCGCTGATGCAGGCACGCCGCTGA
- the greA gene encoding transcription elongation factor GreA encodes MNRVPMTVAGESHLRSELEQLKSVERPRVINAIAEAREHGDLKENAEYHAAREQQGFIEGRIQEIEGKLAGAQVIDVTQLPKTGKVIFGVTVELYNMETEEEMRYRIVGEDEANIKEGKISVTSPIARALIGKEEGDVVTVRTPKGNVEYEIVSVEHL; translated from the coding sequence ATGAATAGGGTGCCGATGACGGTTGCGGGTGAAAGCCATCTGCGTAGCGAACTCGAACAGCTCAAGAGCGTTGAGCGCCCCCGGGTGATCAACGCCATCGCCGAGGCGCGGGAGCACGGCGATCTCAAGGAGAACGCCGAATATCATGCGGCCCGGGAGCAGCAGGGCTTCATCGAAGGGCGTATTCAGGAAATCGAAGGCAAGCTTGCCGGCGCCCAGGTGATCGACGTGACCCAACTGCCCAAGACCGGCAAGGTCATCTTCGGGGTGACCGTCGAGCTCTACAATATGGAAACCGAAGAAGAGATGCGCTATCGCATCGTCGGCGAGGACGAGGCGAACATCAAGGAGGGCAAGATCTCCGTGACCTCACCCATCGCTCGGGCCCTGATCGGCAAGGAGGAAGGCGACGTGGTGACGGTCAGAACGCCCAAGGGCAACGTGGAATACGAGATCGTCAGCGTCGAGCACCTGTAA
- the dapB gene encoding 4-hydroxy-tetrahydrodipicolinate reductase: protein MSATAPRIAIVGVAGRMGRTLVAAVEQDAGAVLGAGIVEPGSSLVGADIGELAGLGRLGVSAVDSLEAAEEDFDVLIDFTAPRVTLANLAFCAEHGKRMVIGTTGLNDEELAKLDEYQEKLPFVFAPNMSVGVNLTLKLLETAAKALGDEGYDIEVIEAHHRHKVDAPSGTALKMGEVIADSLGRDLKTHGVFERVGQCGPRDAKEIGFATLRAGDIVGEHTVMFATEGERIEITHKASSRMTFARGAVRAARWVVDKPAGRYAMQDVLGFN, encoded by the coding sequence ATGTCCGCAACCGCCCCCCGTATCGCCATTGTCGGTGTCGCCGGTCGCATGGGTCGTACCCTGGTTGCCGCCGTGGAGCAAGACGCCGGCGCCGTATTGGGCGCTGGTATCGTCGAGCCGGGTAGCTCTCTTGTCGGAGCGGATATCGGCGAGCTGGCGGGGCTGGGCCGGCTTGGCGTTTCAGCGGTGGATTCCCTGGAGGCGGCGGAGGAGGATTTCGACGTGCTGATCGATTTCACCGCGCCCCGAGTCACCTTGGCCAACCTGGCTTTCTGCGCCGAACACGGCAAGCGCATGGTGATCGGTACCACCGGCCTGAACGATGAGGAACTCGCCAAGCTTGACGAGTATCAGGAGAAGCTGCCTTTCGTGTTCGCTCCCAATATGAGCGTCGGCGTGAACCTGACCCTCAAGCTGCTGGAAACCGCCGCGAAGGCGCTGGGAGATGAAGGCTACGATATCGAAGTGATCGAGGCGCACCATCGCCACAAGGTGGACGCGCCTTCCGGCACGGCGCTGAAGATGGGGGAAGTGATCGCCGACAGCCTGGGGCGCGACCTCAAGACCCACGGCGTCTTTGAACGAGTCGGGCAATGCGGGCCGCGGGATGCCAAGGAGATCGGCTTCGCCACGCTGCGTGCCGGGGATATCGTCGGCGAGCATACGGTAATGTTCGCCACCGAAGGCGAGCGCATCGAAATCACCCATAAGGCTTCGAGCCGCATGACCTTTGCCCGGGGCGCCGTGCGCGCCGCGCGCTGGGTGGTGGACAAGCCCGCCGGGCGTTACGCCATGCAGGATGTCTTGGGATTTAATTGA
- the yhbY gene encoding ribosome assembly RNA-binding protein YhbY: MSLSQAQKKALRGIGHHLDPVVMVSENGVSEGVLAELDRALSDHELIKVKLAITEREARAEVLDKLLAESGAELVQTIGKVALLYRHNARANPKLSNIKRFENHHGRH; this comes from the coding sequence ATGAGCTTGTCACAGGCACAAAAGAAAGCATTGCGCGGCATTGGCCATCACCTTGATCCAGTGGTGATGGTTTCGGAAAACGGCGTATCGGAAGGTGTTCTGGCGGAGCTCGACCGCGCTCTGTCAGACCATGAGTTGATCAAGGTCAAGCTGGCGATCACCGAGCGCGAAGCGCGGGCCGAGGTTCTCGATAAGCTGCTCGCGGAAAGCGGGGCGGAACTGGTACAGACAATCGGCAAGGTGGCGCTTCTTTACCGTCACAACGCCAGGGCCAATCCCAAGCTTTCCAACATCAAGCGCTTCGAAAACCATCACGGTAGGCACTGA
- a CDS encoding DMT family transporter produces MTLGSSPVANAHLGMVLWALLVGLSFPVVGWISELPPLLLTALRFAIAALALYGLARRAPDWRPSPVAFALYAVMGLCLAGFFGAMFWAAHRATALSMATLFVSVPLLAYCLGLAARVERLAWRLPSILALGAAGALGLAWADSRSEGAGLRFGLGEAVFFLGCVSSALYPVLSKWGLMIRLLSPSPAVRTFWSLAIGSLLIGFVGLMLEPVSSLRQMTALDALLLAYLGLFSSAMTFWLQQRATNELSPGAVTAYSYLIPFVSMLLLFWQAPRQIGWAWLPGSLLVIVAIVLLLKRGSATV; encoded by the coding sequence TTGACCCTCGGATCTTCCCCCGTCGCCAACGCCCACTTGGGCATGGTCTTGTGGGCGCTATTGGTGGGGCTGTCTTTCCCGGTGGTGGGCTGGATCAGCGAGCTGCCGCCGCTCTTGCTCACGGCGCTGCGCTTCGCGATCGCCGCGCTGGCGCTGTATGGCCTGGCGCGACGCGCTCCGGATTGGCGGCCAAGCCCTGTGGCGTTTGCGCTCTATGCGGTGATGGGGCTGTGCCTGGCGGGATTCTTTGGCGCCATGTTCTGGGCGGCGCATCGTGCCACGGCACTTTCCATGGCAACCCTGTTCGTCAGCGTACCCTTGCTGGCCTATTGCCTGGGGCTCGCCGCCCGGGTCGAGCGGCTGGCCTGGCGACTGCCGAGTATTCTGGCTCTGGGGGCGGCTGGCGCTCTGGGACTGGCCTGGGCGGATTCCCGCAGTGAGGGGGCGGGCCTGCGGTTCGGTCTTGGCGAAGCGGTGTTCTTTCTCGGTTGTGTCTCCTCGGCGCTGTATCCGGTGCTGAGCAAGTGGGGGCTGATGATCCGACTGCTTTCCCCGTCGCCGGCGGTGCGCACTTTCTGGAGCCTGGCCATCGGTAGCCTGCTGATCGGCTTCGTTGGGCTTATGCTGGAGCCAGTGTCGAGTCTGCGGCAGATGACCGCGCTGGACGCGCTGCTGCTGGCCTATTTGGGGCTCTTTTCCAGCGCCATGACCTTCTGGCTGCAGCAGCGCGCCACCAACGAGCTGTCCCCGGGGGCGGTCACCGCCTACAGCTATCTGATACCCTTCGTTTCCATGCTGCTGCTGTTCTGGCAAGCGCCTCGGCAGATTGGCTGGGCGTGGCTACCGGGAAGTTTGCTGGTGATAGTCGCGATCGTACTATTGTTGAAGCGTGGCAGCGCCACGGTATAG